TAGGAACCTTTGAtcaaaaatgattaaaaagcttttaaggctttgtttttaattctcaCGTTAGACATATGGGCCAAGTCGTCAATAATGTCGTAAGTGTTAAAAAAGGCAACGCACTTGGGCTGTAATTTATTCTGGAACAATGGaagaactgcaataaaatgaaaagagaAACGAAAAAATGAGATTTCCCCCACTGAGAGTAGAAAGCTCACCCACCCAGTACAATAAATCAGTTCATTCGGGAACTCCCCCAAAAAGACCACGAATGAAGAAATTACCATTAAAAACGAAGTTCAAATCGATGAGACCTTTTCAATAACCTACACCcacacaccaccaaccaccgaTGAAGCGGATGGCTTCGAGTGTACTGTATAACCCACCCGTCTCTTCGATTACAATCCTCACGGGCCACACACATTGCGAACTTGAAATATGAGCCCATCGAACCAGTTCACCTTTTATTTATGTCAAAGCAATTGTACATCACTCACCAGACTGCCCAGCACCCTCGAAATACCAAATCTGGCAATGATTCCTTATGGTCGATTTATTCGACATTTAAATTTCATGCAGGCAAATTTAGTGCCTTCCGGTACGGTTCGCTTTCTCTTCGCGGGGTGTGcctctgggtgtgtgtgtgtttccatTGCTTCCCAGGCGGTAGCAACCGGGAGACACACGTGCGACACATAAATCTGCCACATATTTGCCAAATTACGGACCTCTCGATACGTACCCTCCGGTACGGGTAGCCGACATTCGAAATGCACGATGAAATTTGTGGCATAATTAATATCAGCTGTAAACGGCGCCAACAATccggcacacacatacacgtgaAGGCATTCGAGCGTACCGAAAGCTGCCAAACGAAGAGAAAATTGATAAGAGCACATATATTTTAACTCGCTTTCGTAATCGATCCGATCCCAAAGGGATTTTGGGACAGGCATCGTCAGTCAATCCGGTCGCAAATACACTTTCGTTCGATGAAAGGAAAGTACTGCTGATAGGTGCTGAAGAAACTTCAGCTCATTTCGCACCCGATGTGTGGGAgatgatcaataaaacggaacggaaggaTATCGTTGGTTCTCGGGAAATGGCATTTAGTCGGCGGTTGAATGATTGCCAAATTTTGCATATCGCTACACGTTCAGCGTGGCGGAGCTACCCACTCGAGACGCTAACCATTattgatgttgctgttgctgtttatgatgatgatgggtgttTTGTGAGGAAATGAACACGTTTTCGGCTAGACGCGTAAGTCAATCCCTTTCTGAGTAACCAAAGCTTAAGCACCCTTCTTCTCCAGCAGCACGTACAGGGACACAGAAAAATCGAAATCCTTCCTAACGAATGGATGACTTTGCTCGAGTGGAACGATTTGTGCAATGAATCTTGTGCAAAAGAATTTTGACAATTGAACGATAGCAGCTGTGATTGAGCGAGAGCTGAAGCAGGACCAAAGACCATGATTTGCTTGCCGTCGACTTGCGTTGCGAaatgttgcgtttttttgtgtagcGAACTACCTTCTCAACTTCCATTATTTGTGCTCTTTTAATCGTGAGTATCACATTTCAtctctgttgttgttgaggcTTTTCGGCAGAAACTTTAACTGCCGAAGGCAAAATACTTGGTTGTGAATATTTCTttcaaaaattgttattttttgctctTCGAGCAAGTGATGGATGGGTAAACAAGGATTTTCTGATACTTATTGACGTCAATGACTCCACTGTTGACGCTCGTATGGCCAAGCTTTTTTGTGACGAAATATTGAATGCTTAATAGTGCTGGTAGAATGACAAAATATGAGCTACTTGTAACAATTTTACTTTAACAATTTTACAACTCACACTGCCATACTTTATTATGTAATTTCAAACATTCTTCTATAGTATCACGAAGAATCCTTGCCGCAACATGAAAGTTTAACACCAACTATTGCGACAAGGGGGGGTAAATTCTCATTCTTGCCAGCATCTTCCAAAAGAATGTAACAAACATgactaaaacgaaaaaaaaataacgcacTCGCTTTCTTTCTCGTCTTCTCTGGTGAGAGTTGAGAAGATGCACACAGCACTCGGTGACGCAACATCAAAGCACAGACGtggcaagcaaaacaaaacggaacagacAAAGCCAATCAACTTCTGGTTCAAGCATTAGCGACAAATTAAACTTTACGGCTAGCTGTCACATAGCTTTTGCCTTTGACGGCTACATGCTTCTGCACGGAATGGCAAGAAGAATGCGATTGAAAttttcgaaaacaaacaataacaaaacatgTTTTATACTTATgagttaaattaaatattataaaaaaataggTATAAAGCGAATAAACAGTATAATAAACTGATATGGTTAAGAAATACTATTTTGTACAATGTAATAATTATACTAATTTGACTCCAAAGCAcataaattcaacaataacagtagaaaaattatgaaatacACAAGAAGGCTCATAATTAGCACACCTAACAACACTTTCGCATaacgaatagaaaaaaaacaaataaacaactcTATCACAATTGCAACACATGCAAATTAACGCtggcaaaacaaatgcattcaaacagtaaaacaaataaacagcaACGGGTTGGGTCCTGTCAAATGGGAAAACATTTGCATTGTACCTTCAAACTTTTCCAGCGCCGTTCAAAACCAACGGGCGGATGTGGAGCACAACATCGTAATGGTGTTGGCGGGAATGAAAAAGTGTTGCTTGGCCATTGGCAACATTTTAATGGCCACTGCTACCCATAGGTTATCCGTAGGTTGTGCACACAATTACCTGCCACttttttgctctgtttttctgttttgtttctcaaAACTTCATTAACATTACCGGGCCCTGGCATGTGGAGAACCAGGAATTCCCGGTACCGGTTTGACAgctttatgtgttttttcacattttctatCGCCGCTTTTCGGAAAACTCGtaaatcattattttattgtcaacgctttgaaaaaaaaaatattgttgctAAAGCGTTCAATATATTTGCACAAGTAATTGCAACGGTCGCACGCAcagcaaattaaaattataccaTCCAGTCATCGTGCCAATTATTCATTGTCCGATGTTGTGCAGAAACCGCAGTTGAGTTAATTCGTTATTCATGACAGCATAATTGCCAGCTGAACATTTTAACCCATAGTGTATAAAAGCTTTATTGGGATTTCGAAATTGAATTCCGTGTGGCTTTTTAAAAGCCgaatgataaaaaattgtAGCATTTTCTCGAAGCTAATAGTATCAGGAATAACTGGTAAAACTATTGAATCATTATACCGAGATGAAACGAACTTACAGCAAAAGCTGTTCATATTTAATGATCGAAAGCGTTTATCCCAACATCAGGCAGATTTTCCAtcacacaaaatcacaacAATGACTCTGAGTTGTGTTAAACTTTAAAGTTATGGAATGCTTATACcttaaaatatatatattgttTTAGCACCCATTAAGGACTTttccaaaaaaccaaacattaactattggttttatttattccctTATTTATTTGCAGACCCAACCCACCCAACCGGTGAGAACGCTTTTAAAACGCCAACGCCACTTCAGTTATTAACGAAAGCTTTTGAGCAGCCCACATCCTGCCGCGCAGAGCAGCATGTGACGCACAGTACGCACAGTACCCatctaagaaaaaaaatacatagtGACAGCATCTTAAATATCCGCCAGAACATAACGCTCGGGATAACGGCACCGTACACTGGTTTAGggtggaaataattaaataccaACGCGTTGCGACTGTCATTAAATTGTGTGCAGCGAGACACAGCGCGGGCCGGGCGGGCGAACCAATGATAAAAAACTTCCCACACGGTTTCACCTGCTGCGGATGCTTCCGCACTAGTTGCGAACAGGAAAAACACCCGTCGGCAGCAGCATTCAGGTGGAAAAGTGAACCGCGTTGGCTTTGCCGTTAACCCATCGAGAACAGTAACCGCACACACCGAGACACACCGACCAACCAGGCACACATACCGTCAACCGGTCCCACACAGCCCATATATAGTACGATCAGAATTTAGCTAAATAGAATTCCAGCAACATCATTCGGTGGCACCAACCGGTGAAGCGTATGAAAGGAATAGATCTACACGGCGGATTGTGATCCCTTCCCGAGTTTGGTTTTTCTATCTCtatctctctgtctctcgagCTGTCGCTCACGTCGCTCTCTACCGTCAATTTCTCGCGTTGTGTTCCGCTGCCGGCTTCACCGTTCCTGGATTGGGTAGAAAAGCTTGCTGGAAAAGAGACGTGTAGATTTTATGGCTAAAGATTGTTTCCCCCATCGCCGAGCACACACCTTACTCTACCTGGTACCACACAGCGGAGTATCGGAGGTTCTATCTGGGTTCTGAatgagcaaaaagaaaacctaaAGAAAGATCTTCTACATTCATACAtcctcacacatacacacacaaacgcaccggTCATCTGCTGTCTGGACGCGATTCGGACAAAAGCGTAGCTGATTCGGGAGAAAGCTGAAGGTCTACTGGTCCAGCGCAAACTAAACACAATCTTCAAACACAGCTCAGATCTCCGCTGCTCTATATCCGGACTGCTGCATAGATCTCAccgcgaaacacacacacagagcagcATACACTAAAAGCCACTACAAGcagctactactactacaactaccaccactactactactactactaccactactactactactactacaactactactattacCACTGTATCAGCACCATACTTGGGAAGGGAAAGCTATCCTAACGAAAACTTCACAACGAGCCAACAGAGAGCCACCATTAGTGTCACTGTCGCCAGAAACCGGCCAACGAACGCTAAGCGAGACATACAGTGAGACATTGAGCATTGAAGTACTATGCTGCGCAAACCATTGTCTACTGTTTAAGCGGCCAACGTCCGCAACCGAACAAAGTGTCATAAAGAGCGCACGATTAGTTAAAGTGAAATCATTTCAATGGTGTGGTATTTAGTAGTTATAGCGGACAAGctgcggctgtgtgtgtgtgttggaacacttgaagtgaagtgaagtgtgAATTGAGTCGTGTGTAGAATAAAGAGAAACAAAGTGCGAAACGCAACTAGCTAGGTGTGAAATATATGCCCAAAAGGGGCATCTATATCGTCAGTTACGTTACGAAAGATCACTAGTAATCGTGTTgtttcatgtgtgtgtgcgcgataTAGTGTGAAATATTTAGTCAAAAACCATCGAAACTCTCACACACTTTTAAACAACCAATCACACCCATTGCATATTATGCCAACGTGCTGGAATTGTAAACCGACGGGCTATGTTTGTGATGCTGTCAGTTCGCACAACAACCACCGTTCGTGAACGGCACGCCGAAACGGTCCACAAGGCAATCAACATCAATCAACTCATACGCAACATCAGCAACCGAAAGCACCGAAAACCTCGGACTACTCCcaaccggcagcagcagttaGAGGACCAGACAGACCAGCAACGTTCGGCACATCCGCAACACGGGACGACCACGgtcagcagcatcatcagcagtagcagcaacaacagacGCAACAGCAAGGACAACGCCAAGAACGACTACAACAACGcgaagcacaacaacaacagccttcgcatcagcagcagcagcaacaacggtAGCCTCGCTTCTGAAACGAAAGAGATCGCCATCGGCAACGAGCATCAGCGATCGAAAAATATCAACATCGATCGGAACTGCAACAGCATCCACAACCGGGTGACGGAGAAGATCGATAAAACTGTGCCACTGCTGAGAACCGTCGTACCAGCGACCATCATTATCGATCAAGACAACTCGTCGACCTCTCCGGTAACACTGTGCACCATCTCGCAACCGCACGGATACCGGCTACCAGCGGACATACGGAAACTGTCGGTAGAGTTCGCCAAACCGCAGGTCGCACCAGCACACAAAATCCACACCGAGCTGGTGCTTACCGCGTCTGTTCGACCGACGATCAGGACGCTGACGGCTGAAGCCGTAAGGAAGACGACCACGGCAACGACGTCGTCCACCAACACACCAGAAACGACGACGACCGCGACGACAACAGCTTGCTCGATTGCCCCGCccgaacagcaacagcagagcAATAACGTCAGCAATCTTAACGTGAATCAACAGACAGACGCCAACGATAAGGGTAAATCGAAATTTCTGCTACCCGAACTGAACAACTTTCGGAAGCCGCCAACTGTTCAGGTAAGAGTCCCATTCCACGATGCGAATGATCAACCGTTTTACGTACAGAATATGAGTCAcgttaaaatatttcacatttaatggaggcgcctggtggatttcaaaataattcattagacttctaagtgttttttttccatttttatcttCTTAAGTAGACCACAACTAAACGGAGAACAAAGCAAATCATGAGATGCTTTTATCTTTGCACATcgaatcaaaatcaaaatagtcaaaataataattaaacaaattccgaacatttttcaatggagacgcccagtcttTTGTGAAGTAATCAAATATTAACCGATTCTTTGCTATCTCATGCGCTTTGTTCTGttcgaaataaaacaacatttttgcgCCTCCATTCCTTCACGGGTGCAACGATACAGAACGACCTTAGCCTAGTGCCTGTCataatcaaaataataattaagcaAATTCCGAACATActttaatggagacgcccagtgtTTTGTGAAGTAATCAAATATTAACCGAAACTTTCCAATCTCATGAACTTTGTTCTGTGGGAAATTGAACCACATTAATTGCTTACAACCCTATTCCTTCACAGGTACCTGTGGCAACGATACTGAACGACCTTAGCCCAGTGCCTGCACCAGTTAAAGTTACCAATAAAATTACCAACTCGAACCCTATGAGTCCTATGACCCCCGCCGGGCTACAGAGTAACTCGCCGGACGTTAAGGCCATGCGGTAAGTTGCATTGAATCAAATCCTCCGCAACTCAACAAATTTACTCCACAAACAACGAAATAAACGGTTGCATTGGGCTGACGAATTAAGCAACCGTTGAACATGTGTTTTTTAcggatttaaatttattcattgaTTCCAATTGTACTATgaatagcaaaacaattatGCCATCAAAATACCCATTCGCTACACACGCAATTGTCAGCCATCAGCCAGCACGGGGTACACCATGGAACATGATTGCATCGGAGTTAATTAAACTCGCATCAAAACTTGACGCCATTCGGCGGGCACACACAACATGCACCACAGAAAACGGCAATTAAATAGTGTTTTGAAcagaaagaaaatacaaaaatacaatgttagatcaaacacacacacacacagcattcAAGGCACATCCGTGGCAGCCCATTGTTTACTGCAAACACGGGGCGAGCATCAACGTTTGCTGGCAGGCAAGCTGTTCGCTCAGCCAATAATATACGATTATTGTGCGCATGGCCTGCTGCCTGTCTGCCTGTCTGCCTGCGAACGAATCGGTTTTCCGAATTGGATTTGCGTGCGGGTTGTATTTATTCTTTTCGGGCGAAAAAAAGTAAACCCCGAACGGAAGTCACAAAATCGAAATCGTGATTCACTTTGGTGTGGCGGCGTGGTGTGGCATATtataatgcaatgttttgcagATGATACGGTGAATGATTTGCGTTAACAATGACTATTGACAATCTGCCAAACCAGCGCTTGATTTATAGCGGACCACGTGGAATCGTACGCAAATGTGCGATTGTTTACAGACCATGGTGCATGGTTGGGTGgagaattttaatgaaaatcaGTGTCGAGATTGTAAATAACACAATTCTAAACCtggatgtttgttttccacacAAATTATATCAAATGTGTTCTGGTTTCCTCGTCGGGATTGGAGTAAACATCTAAAACTACAATACTATAAAGGAATTTCAAGACCGATAATGTATTAAACCACAACACTATAATGAATTTTTGAcaccgaaacgtcaaatgtcaaatgtccaACCTGGCGAGGAGAAGATGTCAgattggagagaaagaagaagagTAAAAAAGAAtagaagagttttttttgaGTTGGATATGAACACGTGTCATATTCGGTTCGCTCCAAATATGTAAGCATTTTGTAAATTGATAAActtaaaaatatacacaacgtAGGGCCAAAGACATTTAAGTCtaccatttattttacgtGCACGATCACGGTACGAAACAATGTACATCCTACGAGTCCTTTGTGTTCTTGAACATGTCTTTGCCTTGaggcaaaggaaaaacttttatCAATTACACACTATCCCTCCTTCAGTAACGTTGTTCGATTCAAACAAATCGAAAGGGACTCGCTCCCCCATTACTAATTGTTTTGCGAATTTATCGTTTCCCCCAACATCCCCAACACAGGTACTACAGATTGTGGATATACACATGCAACGCTGTGCTCCTGATGGCAGTCATCGTATTCTGTGGCGTTGCTGGTAAGATTCTACTCTCCGACTACAAGCGCCTGCTGGTGAACGGATTAAGTCTGACGCAGCCCAGTTTCATTTATGCTTACTTAGCTCTGCTGGTGCAATCAGGTACGCAACGGTAATTGGGGATTGGGGAACGGTGGAGACATCCCGCTATACCCAAAATAGACCTTTTTCCTCTAACGTCAGGACAATCAAACTGATGTACAAACAAAGTCTTGCATCCCTTTGTGTTCAGGAGTTTCATATTGAATTTTTGTTGCGTTTACTTCTTTGCAGGTTTCCTACAACTGATAGGGTGTCTCGGTGCCTTAAGACTGTCGGAGAAATTGTTAAACGCTTACTGGTTACTTTTACTCGTGTTGTTGATAGGGGACGCAATGTTAGGCATTTTTTGGATGTTCAAATTCGACAAGGTCATGCACGATCTGCAACCCATGCTAAGGTAAGTTAAGCGGTAAACCGAAGATTACGGTTTTGTTTATGAATtccaaaagagaaaaaaaaacaataattggGTTGTTTAAAAGATGagatcaataaattaattgaaatggcTTGAGTTAAGTAAGTTTTTCTATTTAGAACTACAACAACTTTGGAACATCTTAACGATTGAAATATGATTCCAACTCGTGaatagattgtttttttaatgaaattcattttaaatataaatattactTGTTTTGTCAACACATCGTTGACTGTTGTACCATAAGAACATCAGTACTATCTTTCCAGTTTCAGAAGATCTCCCCTTTGTTTGTTCCCCCCCGAACAACCGTAACCCTGGTAACCCAAGATCCTTTCAAACCCAGAGACATTTATGTCCGTGTATTTATGTTCCCTAGGTAACACGACACTTTGCGGTTGCGGCAAACATATCAACCTCCAAAAGCAAGCGGCAGCTGTTTTATGCCTAAAAATACGCAAAACCGATTACAGAACGCAAAAAGTTTTACTGTTCGCGCAAAAAAAggccaccgccgccgccgcatCCGTGCTCGGTGGGTGAACTTTCTGCAACACAGCCCAAAACATTTTCGGCATTTCTTGGTACCCCGGAGAGCACGAAGAGGGCGCACGGTTTCCTTTCGCGTTCTACGCGTAAAAGTATCAAATTGAAGGCGCCAGGCGCATTGGCTGGTGGTGCGCGTTCGGGTTGCATTaattttagtaccaggaaattCGTTGAACATATTGCTCATCGCTTTTTCCGTATTCACATTTCATACCGCGTCCGTACTAGTTCCCCAGCATCATCCCCCACTGAATGTACTGTGTACGGAGGACACATAAGTTAGCAGTAACTTTCCGTTGCGTTACCGTACCACCGTACACTTGATGCACTCGCTTTTATCATTCCAGATACCGCCTAGCGCATGAATATGGAAATTCGCCCGAACTGACGGAGCTGTGGGACCGGTTGCAGAACGAGGGCCGATGCTGCGGAGTCACCGGACCGCAAGTAAGTATAACTCGGCCTCGGAGGTTTTCTCGGAGCCTCCGCGCTTAGTGGGTTTTGTGGGTTCTGCGGGGTCGGGTAAAGATTGGGATCGTATTATTTTCGGTGTCGGTTGTTCGTGGCTTCTCCGGATGCCGGGAGACGATTACGTAAAACATGTATGAATTTCGAGCTGAAGGGGTAGCCGGATGTTGGGTTGTGAGTTATTTTAGTCCGTTGGATTTGTGAATGCTTGTAAGCTCTTAATCTAGATGCAGATATATTCGGCCACCGTGCCACCGGTGTGGCACCCAGAGGCTACAGTTCAAGCCTGCTTGTGATTTGTTTCTTGCCACAATTAAAGCTTATTTTTAGattcgaacaacaacaaacgccGTGCCGTACGCTCGGGAAAGTTTGTAGTAAATCAATTTACATTCCATTACGATTCGTGCAAGG
The Anopheles moucheti chromosome 2, idAnoMoucSN_F20_07, whole genome shotgun sequence genome window above contains:
- the LOC128298322 gene encoding uncharacterized protein LOC128298322, with translation MFVMLSVRTTTTVRERHAETVHKAININQLIRNISNRKHRKPRTTPNRQQQLEDQTDQQRSAHPQHGTTTVSSIISSSSNNRRNSKDNAKNDYNNAKHNNNSLRISSSSNNGSLASETKEIAIGNEHQRSKNINIDRNCNSIHNRVTEKIDKTVPLLRTVVPATIIIDQDNSSTSPVTLCTISQPHGYRLPADIRKLSVEFAKPQVAPAHKIHTELVLTASVRPTIRTLTAEAVRKTTTATTSSTNTPETTTTATTTACSIAPPEQQQQSNNVSNLNVNQQTDANDKGKSKFLLPELNNFRKPPTVQVPVATILNDLSPVPAPVKVTNKITNSNPMSPMTPAGLQSNSPDVKAMRYYRLWIYTCNAVLLMAVIVFCGVAGKILLSDYKRLLVNGLSLTQPSFIYAYLALLVQSGFLQLIGCLGALRLSEKLLNAYWLLLLVLLIGDAMLGIFWMFKFDKVMHDLQPMLRYRLAHEYGNSPELTELWDRLQNEGRCCGVTGPQDFALNANRTYPTSCCTSDITEQISIGRRPLASAIVFRGGEDPTAAVAAATELAASTIKDTLLMGRNFSELSDSWSLITAPSSGSSTSGTSTVPLQTGVRVVDDASVTGQGAVSSTSTSDSGSTFGVSTNNHGTSSYSATTGSSSGGTPGASAVSGGETEEIKTIVTCRAVYPQGCADRIVSWLRHTADILFVLGYCVIAFLKLCFLGILRYEIKEMIQKIKLLQTEMAGAILNGVDCDQQQIQQFTLLQQVTSTSVNGGIHAEPKVGNRDRERTRVGSAESERESLLTQENTPKQLLKHKQLYTCINEQQQQHICGQSSLAGGSGGATGGGTGGPAGGGAGGCESDTNSNCALLVEDNNGPSMLSAATTGTTKTINGNNNYELCEFDAKVPTYRLLNAPTVTKI